A stretch of Dasypus novemcinctus isolate mDasNov1 chromosome 14, mDasNov1.1.hap2, whole genome shotgun sequence DNA encodes these proteins:
- the PUF60 gene encoding poly(U)-binding-splicing factor PUF60 isoform X1, which translates to MATATIALQVNGQQGGGSEPAAAVAAGDKWKPPQGTDAVKMENGQSTAAKLGLPPLTPEQQEALQKAKKYAMEQSIKSVLVKQTIAHQQQQLTNLQMAAVTMGFGDPLSPLQSMAAQRQRALAIMCRVYVGSIYYELGEDTIRQAFAPFGPIKSIDMSWDSVTMKHKGFAFVEYEVPEAAQLALEQMNSVMLGGRNIKVGRPSNIGQAQPIIDQLAEEARAFNRIYVASVHQDLSDDDIKSVFEAFGKIKSCTLARDPTTGKHKGYGFIEYEKAQSSQDAVSSMNLFDLGGQYLRVGKAVTPPMPLLTPATPGGLPPAAAVAAAAATAKITAQEAVAGAAVLGTLATPGLVSPALTLAQPLGALPQAVMAAQAPGVITGVTPARPPIPVTIPSVGVVNPILASPPTLGLLEPKKEKEEEELFPESERPEMLSEQEHMSISGSSARHMVMQKLLRKQESTVMVLRNMVDPKDIDDDLEGEVTEECGKFGAVNRVIIYQEKQGEEEDAEIIVKIFVEFSMASETHKAIQALNGRWFAGRKVVAEVYDQERFDNSDLSA; encoded by the exons ATGGCGACGGCGACCATCGCTCTC CAGGTAAATGGCCAGCAAGGAGGGGGGTCCGAGCCGGCGGCGGCGGTGGCAGCGGGAGACAAATGGAAACCTCCACAG GGCACGGACGCTGTCAAGATGGAAAACGGGCAGAGCACGGCTGCAAAGCTGGGGCTGCCGCCCCTGACGCCCGAGCAGCAGGAGGCCCTCCAGAAG GCCAAGAAGTACGCCATGGAGCAGAGCATCAAGAGCGTGCTGGTGAAGCAGACCATCGcccaccagcagcagcagctcacCAACCTGCAG ATGGCAGCAGTGACAATGGGCTTTGGAGATCCTCTCTCACCTTTGCAATCG ATGGCAGCTCAGCGGCAGAGGGCACTGGCCATCATGTGCCGAGTCTACGTGGGCTCCATCTACTACGAGCTGGGCGAGGACACCATCCGCCAGGCCTTCGCCCCCTTTGGGCCCATCAAGAGCATCGACATGTCGTGGGACTCGGTCACCATGAAGCACAAG GGCTTCGCCTTTGTGGAGTATGAGGTCCCTGAGGCCGCACAGCTGGCCTTGGAGCAGATGAACTCGGTGATGCTGGGAGGCCGGAACATCAAG GTGGGCAGGCCCAGCAACATAGGGCAGGCCCAGCCCATCATCGACCAGCTTGCCGAGGAGGCCCGGGCCTTCAACCGCATCTACGTGGCGTCCGTGCATCAGGACCTCTCGGACGATGACATCAAGAGCGTGTTTGAAGCCTTTGGCAAGATCAAGTCTTGCACGCTGGCCCGGGACCCCACGACTGGCAAGCACAAGGGCTACGGCTTCATTG AGTATGAGAAGGCCCAGTCTTCCCAGGACGCCGTGTCTTCCATGAACCTCTTTGACCTGGGGGGCCAGTACCTGCGGGTTGGCAAGGCCGTCACCCCCCCCATGCCCCTGCTCACACCTGCCACACCTGGAGGCCTCCCGCCAGCAGCTGCTGTGGCTGCTGCCGCTGCCACGGCCAAGATTACAGCCCAG GAAGCAGTGGCTGGAGCAGCGGTGCTGGGCACCCTGGCCACACCAGGATTGGTGTCTCCCGCGTTGACTCTGGCCCAGCCCCTGGGGGCTCTGCCCCAGGCTGTCATGGCAGCTCAGGCCCCTGGGGTCATCACAG GTGTGACCCCAGCCCGCCCTCCCATTCCGGTCACCATCCCCTCCGTGGGGGTGGTGAACCCCATCCTTGCCAGCCCTCCAACGCTGGGTCTCCTGGAGcctaagaaggaaaaggaggaagaggagctgTTTCCCGAGTCGGAGCGGCCAGAGATGCTGAGTGAGCAGGAGCACATGAGCATCTCGGGCAGCAGCGCCCGCCACATGGTGATGCAGAAGCTGCTCCGCAAGCAGGAG tctACAGTCATGGTCCTGCGCAACATGGTGGACCCGAAGGACATTGATGACGACCTGGAGGGTGAGGTGACGGAGGAGTGTGGCAAGTTTGGTGCTGTTAATCGCGTCATCATCTATCAGGAGAAGCAGGGCGAGGAGGAGGACGCAGAGATCATCGTGAAGATCTTTGTGGAATTTTCCATGGCTTCAGAGACTCACAAGGCCATCCAGGCCCTCAACGGGCGCTGGTTTGCCGGCCGCAAGGTGGTGGCCGAAGTGTACGACCAGGAGCGTTTTGATAACAGCGACCTCTCTGCGTGA
- the PUF60 gene encoding poly(U)-binding-splicing factor PUF60 isoform X2 yields the protein MATATIALQVNGQQGGGSEPAAAVAAGDKWKPPQGTDAVKMENGQSTAAKLGLPPLTPEQQEALQKAKKYAMEQSIKSVLVKQTIAHQQQQLTNLQMAAQRQRALAIMCRVYVGSIYYELGEDTIRQAFAPFGPIKSIDMSWDSVTMKHKGFAFVEYEVPEAAQLALEQMNSVMLGGRNIKVGRPSNIGQAQPIIDQLAEEARAFNRIYVASVHQDLSDDDIKSVFEAFGKIKSCTLARDPTTGKHKGYGFIEYEKAQSSQDAVSSMNLFDLGGQYLRVGKAVTPPMPLLTPATPGGLPPAAAVAAAAATAKITAQEAVAGAAVLGTLATPGLVSPALTLAQPLGALPQAVMAAQAPGVITGVTPARPPIPVTIPSVGVVNPILASPPTLGLLEPKKEKEEEELFPESERPEMLSEQEHMSISGSSARHMVMQKLLRKQESTVMVLRNMVDPKDIDDDLEGEVTEECGKFGAVNRVIIYQEKQGEEEDAEIIVKIFVEFSMASETHKAIQALNGRWFAGRKVVAEVYDQERFDNSDLSA from the exons ATGGCGACGGCGACCATCGCTCTC CAGGTAAATGGCCAGCAAGGAGGGGGGTCCGAGCCGGCGGCGGCGGTGGCAGCGGGAGACAAATGGAAACCTCCACAG GGCACGGACGCTGTCAAGATGGAAAACGGGCAGAGCACGGCTGCAAAGCTGGGGCTGCCGCCCCTGACGCCCGAGCAGCAGGAGGCCCTCCAGAAG GCCAAGAAGTACGCCATGGAGCAGAGCATCAAGAGCGTGCTGGTGAAGCAGACCATCGcccaccagcagcagcagctcacCAACCTGCAG ATGGCAGCTCAGCGGCAGAGGGCACTGGCCATCATGTGCCGAGTCTACGTGGGCTCCATCTACTACGAGCTGGGCGAGGACACCATCCGCCAGGCCTTCGCCCCCTTTGGGCCCATCAAGAGCATCGACATGTCGTGGGACTCGGTCACCATGAAGCACAAG GGCTTCGCCTTTGTGGAGTATGAGGTCCCTGAGGCCGCACAGCTGGCCTTGGAGCAGATGAACTCGGTGATGCTGGGAGGCCGGAACATCAAG GTGGGCAGGCCCAGCAACATAGGGCAGGCCCAGCCCATCATCGACCAGCTTGCCGAGGAGGCCCGGGCCTTCAACCGCATCTACGTGGCGTCCGTGCATCAGGACCTCTCGGACGATGACATCAAGAGCGTGTTTGAAGCCTTTGGCAAGATCAAGTCTTGCACGCTGGCCCGGGACCCCACGACTGGCAAGCACAAGGGCTACGGCTTCATTG AGTATGAGAAGGCCCAGTCTTCCCAGGACGCCGTGTCTTCCATGAACCTCTTTGACCTGGGGGGCCAGTACCTGCGGGTTGGCAAGGCCGTCACCCCCCCCATGCCCCTGCTCACACCTGCCACACCTGGAGGCCTCCCGCCAGCAGCTGCTGTGGCTGCTGCCGCTGCCACGGCCAAGATTACAGCCCAG GAAGCAGTGGCTGGAGCAGCGGTGCTGGGCACCCTGGCCACACCAGGATTGGTGTCTCCCGCGTTGACTCTGGCCCAGCCCCTGGGGGCTCTGCCCCAGGCTGTCATGGCAGCTCAGGCCCCTGGGGTCATCACAG GTGTGACCCCAGCCCGCCCTCCCATTCCGGTCACCATCCCCTCCGTGGGGGTGGTGAACCCCATCCTTGCCAGCCCTCCAACGCTGGGTCTCCTGGAGcctaagaaggaaaaggaggaagaggagctgTTTCCCGAGTCGGAGCGGCCAGAGATGCTGAGTGAGCAGGAGCACATGAGCATCTCGGGCAGCAGCGCCCGCCACATGGTGATGCAGAAGCTGCTCCGCAAGCAGGAG tctACAGTCATGGTCCTGCGCAACATGGTGGACCCGAAGGACATTGATGACGACCTGGAGGGTGAGGTGACGGAGGAGTGTGGCAAGTTTGGTGCTGTTAATCGCGTCATCATCTATCAGGAGAAGCAGGGCGAGGAGGAGGACGCAGAGATCATCGTGAAGATCTTTGTGGAATTTTCCATGGCTTCAGAGACTCACAAGGCCATCCAGGCCCTCAACGGGCGCTGGTTTGCCGGCCGCAAGGTGGTGGCCGAAGTGTACGACCAGGAGCGTTTTGATAACAGCGACCTCTCTGCGTGA